In one window of Desulfarculaceae bacterium DNA:
- the cysS gene encoding cysteine--tRNA ligase yields MSPRVDNILELVGGTPLVRINRLNHNPGVTVYAKLEFMNPGGSVKDRPALNMIEEAERRGELTKDKVLLEATSGNTGIGLAMACAVKGYKMLFTMAESASLERRKILKAYGAEILLTPAHMSTDGAIEEAYRLAREEPERYFLVDQFNNDDNWRAHAAEGSTADEIYADTEGKVDLVVSTLGTSGTVMGLTRRFHQIDPKVKVVAVEPYQGHKIQGLKNMKESYAPGIFAPGEVDILVNVDDDSAYEMSRRLAREEGIFVGMSAGAAMKVALDQAATLPDGSVVVALLPDGGERYLSTPLFSSEKVPIPLRFYNTLSREVEDLVPTQPGRVGIYACGPSLDGPPDLGLGRRMIFADLVRRYLEFRGFEVKLVINIADVDDRTINQCLKEGADWKQFTAKWERVFFEDMAALGMRPALDYPKASEHISEMVDTARDLLDKGLAYEKLRSIYFNISRFEKYGKLSGVDIAATQCDKHTDYDYYEKDNPRDFTIFKRASLADLKAGIYWQTPWGNVRPGWHVECATMSSKHLGQPFDIHLASTDLIFPHGENEIAVAEGLTGKPLANLWMHSEVVMVEGKKASRVVGNDVTIREILDQGYSPAAVRFWLLGQHYRRPLTYDQEQLDQAAKSVERINDFVARLSFISPCSHAPDLDQYLYELKSGIQEAMDNDLNVPKAMGHLFTFIRRINRLMNSQQMDASQVEKVLGFLEQANQVLGIIDLERPARDPEIDELLTRRQAARASGDFALADQLREELAQRGIQVIDTPSGSRWCRM; encoded by the coding sequence ATGAGCCCCCGTGTGGATAACATCCTGGAGCTGGTGGGCGGCACCCCCCTGGTGCGCATCAACCGGCTCAACCACAACCCCGGCGTGACCGTCTACGCCAAGCTGGAGTTCATGAACCCCGGCGGTTCGGTGAAGGACCGCCCGGCGCTCAACATGATCGAAGAGGCCGAGCGGCGCGGCGAGCTGACCAAGGACAAGGTCCTTCTGGAGGCCACCAGCGGCAACACCGGCATCGGCCTGGCCATGGCCTGCGCGGTCAAGGGCTACAAGATGCTCTTCACCATGGCCGAGTCCGCCTCTTTGGAGCGGCGCAAGATTCTCAAGGCCTACGGCGCGGAGATACTGCTCACCCCGGCCCACATGTCCACCGACGGGGCCATCGAGGAGGCCTACCGCCTGGCCCGCGAGGAGCCGGAGCGCTACTTCCTGGTGGACCAGTTCAACAACGACGACAACTGGCGGGCCCACGCCGCCGAAGGCTCCACGGCCGACGAGATCTACGCCGACACCGAGGGCAAGGTGGACCTGGTGGTTTCCACCCTGGGCACCTCGGGCACGGTGATGGGCCTCACCCGACGCTTTCATCAGATAGACCCCAAGGTCAAGGTGGTGGCGGTGGAGCCCTACCAGGGCCACAAGATTCAGGGCCTCAAGAACATGAAGGAGTCCTACGCCCCGGGCATCTTCGCCCCCGGCGAGGTGGACATCCTGGTCAACGTGGACGACGACAGCGCCTACGAGATGAGCCGCCGCCTGGCCCGCGAGGAAGGCATCTTCGTGGGCATGAGCGCGGGCGCGGCCATGAAAGTGGCCCTGGACCAGGCCGCCACCCTGCCCGACGGCTCGGTGGTGGTGGCCCTTTTGCCCGACGGCGGCGAGCGCTATTTGTCCACCCCCCTGTTCAGCAGCGAAAAGGTGCCCATCCCGCTGAGGTTCTACAACACCCTCAGCCGCGAGGTGGAGGATCTGGTCCCCACCCAGCCCGGCCGGGTGGGCATCTACGCCTGCGGCCCCTCCCTGGACGGCCCGCCGGATTTGGGCCTGGGCCGCCGCATGATCTTCGCGGACCTGGTGCGCCGCTATCTGGAGTTTAGGGGCTTCGAGGTCAAGCTGGTGATAAACATCGCCGACGTGGACGACCGCACCATCAACCAGTGCCTCAAGGAAGGGGCGGACTGGAAACAGTTCACCGCCAAGTGGGAGCGCGTGTTCTTCGAGGACATGGCCGCCCTGGGCATGCGGCCCGCCCTGGACTACCCCAAGGCCTCCGAGCACATTAGCGAGATGGTGGACACCGCCCGCGACCTGTTGGACAAGGGCCTGGCCTACGAGAAACTCAGAAGCATCTACTTCAACATCAGCCGCTTCGAGAAATACGGCAAGCTTTCGGGGGTGGACATCGCGGCCACCCAGTGCGACAAGCACACGGACTACGACTATTACGAGAAGGACAACCCGCGCGACTTCACCATCTTCAAGCGGGCCTCCCTGGCCGATCTGAAGGCGGGCATCTACTGGCAGACCCCCTGGGGCAACGTGCGCCCGGGCTGGCATGTGGAGTGCGCCACCATGTCCTCCAAGCACCTGGGCCAGCCCTTTGACATCCACCTGGCCTCCACGGATTTGATCTTCCCCCACGGCGAGAACGAGATCGCCGTGGCCGAGGGCCTGACCGGCAAGCCCCTGGCCAACCTTTGGATGCACTCCGAGGTGGTCATGGTCGAGGGCAAGAAGGCCTCGCGGGTGGTGGGCAACGACGTGACCATCCGCGAGATCCTGGACCAGGGCTACAGTCCGGCCGCGGTGCGCTTCTGGCTTTTGGGCCAGCACTACCGCCGCCCGCTGACCTACGACCAGGAGCAGCTGGACCAGGCGGCCAAGTCGGTGGAGCGTATCAACGACTTCGTGGCGCGGCTGAGCTTCATCAGCCCCTGCTCCCACGCCCCGGACCTGGACCAGTATCTCTACGAGCTCAAGAGCGGCATCCAGGAGGCCATGGACAATGACCTCAACGTGCCCAAGGCCATGGGACATCTCTTCACCTTCATCCGGCGCATTAACCGCCTGATGAACAGTCAGCAGATGGACGCCTCCCAGGTGGAGAAGGTGCTGGGCTTTTTGGAGCAGGCCAACCAGGTGCTGGGCATCATCGACCTGGAGCGCCCGGCCCGCGACCCCGAGATCGACGAGCTGCTCACCCGCCGCCAGGCCGCCCGCGCCTCGGGCGACTTCGCCCTGGCCGACCAGCTCCGCGAAGAACTGGCCCAGCGCGGCATACAGGTTATCGATACGCCCAGCGGCTCCCGCTGGTGCCGCATGTAG
- a CDS encoding type II toxin-antitoxin system HicB family antitoxin: MADKIARQALLRAVEGLAPYPAMLMPTQGGWEVVFPNLARLTAWGPNKDMACHNGEEALTLTLGQMIAAGDEPPRPSDPERLVPDEEEPPGSELIMLEPDKAVLRARLGLTQKEKGSPLGSTLGRLGRK; this comes from the coding sequence ATGGCCGACAAAATAGCGAGACAAGCCTTGCTGCGCGCGGTGGAGGGCCTGGCCCCTTACCCGGCGATGCTCATGCCCACCCAGGGCGGCTGGGAGGTGGTCTTTCCCAACCTGGCCCGCCTCACCGCTTGGGGCCCCAACAAGGATATGGCCTGCCACAACGGCGAGGAGGCCCTCACCCTGACCCTGGGCCAGATGATCGCCGCCGGCGACGAGCCGCCGCGCCCCAGCGACCCCGAGCGCCTGGTGCCCGACGAGGAGGAGCCCCCCGGCTCCGAGCTGATCATGCTGGAGCCCGACAAGGCGGTGCTGCGCGCCCGCCTGGGCCTCACCCAAAAGGAAAAGGGCAGCCCCCTGGGCAGCACCCTGGGCCGCCTGGGTCGCAAATAG
- a CDS encoding Smr/MutS family protein gives MAKKKKRKDAAPPKPKDTGFNAPFAGLGKVLKKSAKPQAAPAPKPEPKRPAEDEGAMFANAMRDVNRMKRGPKPKDAPPNPALIDEAVDEELEVMAHLAELVSGAGDFDLRMSDQYVRGAQAGVGPELMARLAAGAFPIQDHIDLHGLSLEQAESETADFIAGAVARGLRHVLIVHGKGKGSPGGVPVLKEALAATLKTKRFKRSVLAFCTAQGIDGGTGAMYLLLRKWSGPKQTKW, from the coding sequence ATGGCCAAAAAGAAAAAACGCAAGGACGCGGCCCCGCCCAAGCCCAAGGACACGGGGTTTAATGCGCCCTTCGCCGGGCTGGGCAAGGTGCTGAAAAAAAGCGCGAAGCCCCAGGCCGCCCCGGCTCCGAAACCGGAGCCCAAGCGCCCGGCCGAGGACGAGGGCGCGATGTTCGCCAACGCCATGCGGGACGTGAACCGCATGAAGCGCGGCCCCAAGCCCAAGGACGCACCGCCCAACCCGGCCTTGATCGACGAGGCGGTGGACGAGGAGCTGGAGGTGATGGCCCACCTGGCCGAGCTGGTGAGCGGGGCGGGAGATTTCGATTTGCGCATGAGCGACCAGTACGTGCGCGGGGCCCAGGCCGGGGTGGGGCCGGAGCTGATGGCGCGTCTGGCCGCCGGGGCCTTCCCCATCCAGGACCACATCGATCTGCACGGCCTGAGCCTGGAGCAGGCCGAGAGCGAGACCGCCGACTTCATCGCGGGCGCGGTGGCGCGGGGCCTAAGGCACGTACTCATCGTGCACGGCAAGGGTAAGGGCTCGCCGGGCGGGGTGCCGGTCTTGAAGGAAGCCCTGGCCGCGACGCTCAAGACCAAGCGCTTCAAGCGCTCGGTGCTGGCCTTTTGCACCGCGCAAGGGATAGACGGCGGCACCGGGGCCATGTATCTGTTGCTGAGAAAATGGTCGGGGCCCAAGCAGACTAAGTGGTGA
- a CDS encoding DUF3786 domain-containing protein, whose translation MARVDDYQKSFDLAVEELAGRDWKVVADLAGAAPADDGSYLELNYFGRPVRVTAPPVTVTALDEGPEIPLAEQALILHYLVNADGTPISGKWITYREVEAGEFYWSAFVKRAKAPLVGFFGERPAFLTELAPLVGGEGEGETGDVSVIVRAFPNVPIMLVLWAGDDEFPPDGNLLFDDSIGHYLSTEDIALTAGMPIYKMMALSRPKGS comes from the coding sequence ATGGCCCGGGTGGACGATTATCAGAAGAGCTTTGACCTGGCCGTTGAGGAGCTGGCCGGCCGCGACTGGAAAGTGGTGGCCGATCTGGCCGGGGCCGCGCCCGCGGACGACGGCTCATACTTGGAGCTGAACTACTTCGGCCGCCCGGTGCGGGTCACCGCCCCGCCGGTCACCGTGACCGCCCTGGACGAGGGCCCGGAGATCCCCCTGGCCGAGCAGGCCCTGATCCTGCACTACCTGGTCAACGCGGACGGCACCCCCATCAGCGGCAAGTGGATCACCTACCGCGAGGTGGAGGCGGGCGAGTTCTACTGGTCGGCCTTCGTCAAGCGCGCCAAAGCCCCGCTGGTGGGCTTCTTCGGCGAGCGCCCCGCCTTCCTCACCGAGCTGGCCCCCCTGGTGGGCGGCGAGGGCGAGGGCGAGACCGGCGACGTGTCGGTGATCGTGCGGGCCTTCCCCAATGTACCCATCATGCTGGTGCTCTGGGCCGGGGACGACGAGTTCCCGCCCGACGGCAACCTGCTCTTCGACGACAGCATCGGTCACTACCTTTCCACCGAGGACATCGCGCTCACCGCCGGGATGCCCATATATAAGATGATGGCCCTTTCGCGGCCAAAAGGCTCTTAG
- a CDS encoding AAA family ATPase, producing MKIAVSGKGGVGKTTFSAMLARALAAKGLNVLAVDADPDANLGQALGFPDYDKLVPVSEMKQLIAERTDSDGENWGTYFKLNPTVTDLPDKLSVEHDGVRLMVMGTVKKGGGGCICPASSMLKALMAHLVLLRKEVLILDMEAGLEHLGRGTSQGVDFLVVVVEPGRRSVDTAEHIRQLAGDIGLTKVLIVGNKIRSEKDEAYLKKTLKDFDFLGFMYYDEDIIEADMEAKCPTDVSVKAKETMAGMADSLLARYEAK from the coding sequence ATGAAGATAGCGGTAAGCGGTAAAGGCGGGGTGGGCAAGACCACCTTCTCGGCCATGCTGGCCCGGGCCCTGGCGGCCAAGGGCCTCAACGTTCTGGCCGTGGACGCCGATCCCGACGCCAACCTGGGCCAGGCCCTGGGCTTCCCGGACTACGACAAGCTGGTGCCGGTCAGCGAGATGAAGCAGCTCATCGCCGAGCGCACCGACAGCGACGGCGAGAACTGGGGCACCTACTTCAAGCTCAACCCCACGGTAACCGACCTGCCCGACAAGCTCTCGGTGGAGCACGACGGGGTGCGCCTGATGGTCATGGGCACGGTGAAAAAGGGCGGCGGCGGCTGCATCTGCCCGGCTTCCTCCATGCTCAAGGCGCTCATGGCCCATCTGGTGCTCTTGCGCAAAGAGGTCCTGATCCTGGACATGGAAGCGGGCCTGGAGCACTTGGGCCGGGGCACCAGCCAAGGGGTGGACTTCTTGGTGGTGGTGGTGGAGCCTGGCCGCCGCTCGGTGGACACGGCAGAGCACATCCGCCAGCTGGCCGGGGATATCGGCCTGACCAAGGTCCTGATCGTGGGCAACAAGATCCGCTCGGAAAAGGACGAGGCCTATCTCAAGAAGACCCTCAAGGACTTCGATTTCCTGGGCTTTATGTACTACGACGAGGACATCATCGAGGCGGACATGGAGGCCAAGTGCCCCACCGATGTGTCGGTGAAGGCCAAGGAGACCATGGCCGGGATGGCCGATAGCCTCTTGGCCCGCTACGAAGCTAAATAG
- a CDS encoding gamma-glutamylcyclotransferase, whose amino-acid sequence MPDTEYIFVYGTLMRPFPAQARLGVEHMLEYIGPDAVSGLLYDLGAYPGLKPGPGLVQGQVFRILNTQVVDILDGFEVCLPGCPSESEYLRELYPLAGGGGQAWVYVFNRPVDGLTLIPGGDWAAHQARKGADPTPWDDFFTSREVQ is encoded by the coding sequence ATGCCCGATACCGAGTACATCTTCGTCTACGGCACCCTGATGCGCCCCTTCCCGGCCCAGGCCCGCCTGGGGGTGGAGCATATGCTCGAATATATCGGCCCGGACGCGGTGTCCGGCCTGCTCTACGACCTGGGGGCCTACCCCGGCCTCAAGCCCGGCCCGGGCCTGGTGCAGGGCCAGGTGTTTCGCATCCTCAACACGCAAGTGGTCGATATTCTGGACGGCTTCGAGGTGTGCCTCCCCGGGTGCCCCAGCGAGTCGGAGTATTTACGCGAACTTTATCCCCTGGCCGGGGGCGGGGGGCAAGCCTGGGTCTACGTGTTCAACCGCCCGGTGGACGGCCTGACCCTGATCCCCGGCGGCGACTGGGCCGCCCATCAGGCCCGGAAAGGCGCCGACCCCACCCCTTGGGATGACTTTTTCACCTCCCGCGAAGTACAATAG
- a CDS encoding AsmA-like C-terminal region-containing protein — protein sequence MIKKILLSLLALVLALALTWAVLGWLNVSVPAGFLRAMVEEDLNQDLAPYRIAFKGPLTITPAWGLDLQAEDIELSDPRVSGGHVLTRVKRLDLYLKLGPLIHGDVDLERIRAHQLRLSVAPGGRGLTFPLVEGHILISQRRYRLNDMLIELGESRLTGSASLTDGKPPRLEVFLDSPRTDLEDVYMVAGLGRPTGAVAVAHSRGQLLEGIDRGVRAAFGAIEGKLVIKARELRLRGANLGRAHVELKLEGNRLTLDPVLIEMPKGSIRLSDEVVMRGSDLASELNLTVRNLNYAMLARHAGGPAAKGGRLSLRISLSAAAPTMRQFMAHAEGLVQVGIWPDDLQEDATSLWAANLVFSLLRSLVMKYESKVNCAIADMVMRKGVLTQRKLIIDTSKVRVSGEAKINFVNRTVDLDLSPRAKTPQFFSLETPIRIQGTFEDFSAGVAPGGLVGSVIQFATSPIFAPLRRLFGDTLPEEGKDVCLTPETWPPPIVEQGRGESKK from the coding sequence ATGATCAAAAAAATCTTGCTCTCATTGCTGGCGTTGGTGTTGGCCCTGGCCCTGACCTGGGCTGTGTTGGGCTGGCTTAATGTGTCCGTGCCCGCCGGTTTCCTGCGCGCCATGGTGGAAGAGGACCTAAACCAGGACCTGGCCCCCTACCGCATCGCCTTCAAGGGCCCCCTCACCATAACCCCCGCCTGGGGCCTGGACCTCCAGGCCGAGGACATCGAGCTGAGCGACCCCCGCGTGAGCGGCGGCCACGTGCTCACCCGGGTAAAGCGCCTGGACCTCTACCTGAAGCTGGGCCCATTGATCCACGGCGATGTGGACCTGGAGCGCATCCGGGCCCACCAGCTCAGGCTGTCGGTGGCCCCCGGCGGCCGGGGGCTCACCTTCCCCCTGGTGGAGGGGCACATACTCATCAGCCAAAGGCGCTACCGCCTAAACGACATGCTCATCGAGCTGGGCGAGAGCCGCCTCACCGGCTCGGCCAGCCTCACCGACGGCAAGCCGCCCCGCCTGGAGGTGTTCCTGGATTCGCCCCGCACCGACCTGGAGGACGTGTACATGGTGGCCGGCCTGGGGCGGCCCACCGGGGCGGTGGCCGTGGCCCACTCCCGGGGCCAGCTCCTGGAAGGCATCGACCGGGGGGTGCGCGCCGCTTTCGGGGCCATCGAGGGCAAGCTGGTGATCAAGGCGCGGGAGCTGCGCCTCCGGGGGGCCAACCTGGGCCGGGCCCATGTGGAGCTGAAGCTGGAGGGCAATCGCCTCACCTTGGACCCGGTGCTCATCGAGATGCCCAAGGGCAGCATCCGGCTCAGCGACGAGGTGGTGATGCGCGGCTCGGACCTGGCCTCGGAGCTCAACCTGACGGTGCGCAACCTCAACTATGCCATGCTGGCCCGCCATGCCGGCGGCCCGGCGGCCAAGGGCGGCCGCCTCTCGCTGCGCATCTCGCTCTCAGCCGCCGCGCCCACCATGCGCCAGTTCATGGCCCACGCCGAGGGCCTGGTGCAGGTGGGCATCTGGCCCGACGACCTGCAAGAGGACGCCACCTCCCTGTGGGCGGCCAACCTGGTCTTTTCGCTCTTGCGCTCGTTGGTCATGAAGTACGAGTCCAAGGTCAACTGCGCCATCGCCGACATGGTAATGCGCAAAGGGGTGCTCACCCAGCGCAAGCTGATCATCGACACCAGCAAGGTCCGGGTCAGCGGCGAGGCCAAGATAAACTTCGTCAACCGCACCGTCGACCTGGACCTGAGCCCCCGGGCCAAGACCCCCCAGTTCTTCAGCCTGGAGACGCCCATCAGGATTCAGGGCACCTTCGAGGACTTCTCGGCCGGGGTGGCCCCGGGCGGGCTGGTGGGCTCGGTGATCCAGTTCGCCACCAGCCCCATCTTCGCCCCGCTGCGGCGGCTGTTCGGCGACACCCTGCCCGAGGAGGGCAAGGACGTTTGCCTGACCCCCGAGACCTGGCCGCCCCCCATCGTCGAGCAGGGCCGGGGCGAGAGCAAGAAGTGA